Proteins encoded within one genomic window of Bemisia tabaci chromosome 2, PGI_BMITA_v3:
- the LOC109035392 gene encoding leucine-rich repeat-containing protein 57, which produces MGNSAVKKHVDTASKTGVLNLSKSRLNEFPSNLKAIQHTLRNIDLSQNQISSIPNYIENFSALKCLTLNNNKIDRIPDEIGNLKKLEVLSLESNRIKNIPTTISALENLKCVRLSENMLSYFPLIFCGMKHLDFLDLSKNMITEIPDGVSSLHVSELNLNQNQISILSNELSQCPRLKILRLEENCLSLSSITPSLLRDSQITNLSVQGNLFDMKAFMELEGYEAYMERFTAVKKKLY; this is translated from the coding sequence atgggaaactcagctgtaaaaaaacatgttgatACTGCCAGTAAAACTGGCGTGTTAAATTTATCCAAGAGCAGACTGAATGAATTTCCAAGTAATTTAAAAGCAATCCAGCACACTTTAAGAAACATTGATTTGTCTCAAAACCAAATCTCTTCCATCCCCAACTATATTGAGAACTTCTCGGCACTTAAATGCTTAACATTAAATAACAATAAAATTGATAGAATTCCAGATGAAAttggaaatttaaagaaattggaAGTTCTGTCATTAGAGTCCAATCGAATAAAAAACATACCAACAACCATTTCTGCactagaaaatttgaaatgtgtcAGGCTCAGTGAAAATATGTTATCCTATTTCCCTCTTATTTTTTGTGGAATGAAACACTTGGACTTCTTGGACCTTTCAAAGAATATGATAACAGAAATCCCTGATGGGGTCAGTTCTTTACATGTTTCCGAACTTAATTTAAACCAAAATCAAATTTCCATTTTGTCCAATGAACTTTCTCAGTGCCCTcgtcttaaaattttacgtttagaGGAGAATTGTCTAAGTTTGTCATCAATAACTCCTTCTTTACTGAGAGACTCCCAAATTACAAATTTAAGTGTACAAGGTAATCTATTTGATATGAAGGCT